Proteins encoded by one window of bacterium:
- a CDS encoding tetratricopeptide repeat protein, with product MTDRWRALVPAATSVLLVALLLAAPSRAALAQGTAAEWPALVRRFEQQVQQTPGDPSARFTLAMLYARNGRVLDGFKQLQEADQAIGSPAGRPALARQIVTEAEGLLIRNRHDLLARYRLAFARYFLGEHPAAAAEFERIVVLDPRNDWGYGYLGQGYANLGQLDRAIATWERGLAVNPRNAALHYMLGLSYTRKGDKKKAAAHLAAAYRDRTLYDYITRNPQ from the coding sequence GTGACTGACCGCTGGCGGGCCCTGGTGCCGGCTGCGACCTCGGTGCTGCTTGTGGCGCTGCTGCTCGCGGCACCTTCCCGGGCCGCGCTCGCGCAGGGCACGGCTGCGGAGTGGCCGGCCCTGGTCCGGCGGTTCGAGCAGCAGGTCCAGCAGACCCCAGGAGATCCAAGCGCCCGGTTTACGCTCGCGATGCTCTACGCGCGCAATGGGCGAGTCCTGGACGGTTTCAAGCAGCTTCAGGAGGCCGATCAAGCGATCGGTTCTCCTGCCGGCCGTCCGGCGCTGGCGCGGCAGATCGTCACCGAGGCGGAGGGGCTGCTGATCCGGAACCGTCATGATCTGCTCGCCCGGTACCGGTTGGCTTTTGCACGCTACTTCCTGGGAGAGCATCCGGCTGCCGCGGCCGAGTTCGAGCGTATCGTCGTGCTCGATCCGCGGAACGACTGGGGCTACGGTTATCTTGGGCAGGGGTACGCCAACCTGGGGCAGTTAGACCGCGCGATCGCAACGTGGGAGAGGGGACTCGCGGTCAATCCCAGGAACGCGGCGCTCCACTACATGCTGGGCCTAAGCTATACCCGCAAAGGGGACAAGAAGAAAGCCGCCGCCCATCTGGCCGCGGCGTATCGCGACCGGACGCTCTACGACTACATCACGCGGAACCCCCAATGA
- a CDS encoding LptA/OstA family protein — protein sequence MSAARATLFALAAATLWLGTVPGLAAPSAAAPAATPAPASSPRLLVTADELHADVPARVVTAAGRVRITDGTTTATAARATLYHGEGRGVLTGRAKVVTPQGVLEGAEITVHYTTSAITRIVARGKASLDIENSLVTAAQVTIVPETDTVTASGEVTFFTPPDLIATGARLVYRRTRGEAVLEGRARVQSRDGFVQCERIEAFGRWERLKATGGVHAVLRDIEVRSAAAEVFMAERKAVFGGEVKLTQAGRLLTTEKLTVWYAAGRFVAEGQTRARIETTP from the coding sequence GTGAGTGCCGCGCGCGCCACGCTCTTCGCTCTTGCCGCGGCGACGCTCTGGCTCGGGACGGTCCCAGGGCTAGCCGCACCCTCTGCCGCAGCGCCGGCCGCCACGCCGGCACCGGCGTCATCCCCGCGGCTTCTGGTGACCGCGGACGAGTTGCACGCCGACGTCCCAGCCCGCGTGGTGACGGCCGCGGGTCGGGTGCGCATCACCGACGGCACCACGACGGCCACCGCAGCGCGGGCGACCCTATACCATGGGGAAGGGCGCGGGGTCCTGACCGGCCGGGCAAAGGTGGTCACCCCTCAGGGCGTGCTCGAGGGCGCCGAGATCACGGTCCACTACACCACATCGGCGATCACCCGCATCGTAGCGCGTGGGAAGGCCAGCCTGGATATCGAGAACAGTCTGGTCACTGCCGCCCAAGTGACCATAGTGCCGGAGACGGACACCGTCACCGCCTCGGGCGAGGTCACTTTCTTCACGCCGCCCGATCTGATTGCCACCGGCGCGAGGCTGGTCTACCGCCGCACGCGCGGGGAGGCAGTCCTGGAGGGCCGCGCCCGCGTGCAGAGCCGGGACGGATTCGTCCAGTGTGAGCGGATTGAGGCCTTTGGCCGCTGGGAGCGATTGAAAGCCACTGGGGGCGTGCACGCGGTCCTACGCGACATTGAGGTCCGAAGCGCGGCAGCGGAGGTCTTCATGGCGGAGCGCAAGGCCGTCTTCGGCGGCGAGGTGAAACTGACACAGGCGGGCCGCCTCCTGACGACCGAGAAGCTGACGGTCTGGTACGCGGCCGGACGATTCGTGGCGGAAGGCCAGACCAGGGCGCGGATAGAAACAACACCCTGA
- a CDS encoding SRPBCC family protein: MIRAEGHRVIRAPVQRVWQLLSRLESHPRFTGIWMAAHLIDRSPAAPLVELRGFFGGLPVASVQRFSLKPPGRIEFRQVRGTFLELAGAYIIRDADGETDLVVQLAVDPGIALFSEAAVRQVLAGHIEGTLVRIKASAERDSVRPSPRRGRSPAAGAPAMVEEAGAGIMPEVEEEPEGAVEPPAAPSVPGAAPGAAPGAARPADVRGRRRRRRRPKARGQPPPAQGT, from the coding sequence TTGATACGCGCCGAGGGACATCGGGTAATCCGGGCCCCGGTGCAGCGTGTCTGGCAGTTGCTGAGCCGGCTCGAATCACACCCGCGGTTCACCGGCATCTGGATGGCCGCGCACCTGATAGACCGGTCTCCTGCAGCCCCGCTGGTGGAGTTGCGTGGGTTCTTCGGGGGCCTGCCGGTCGCGTCGGTGCAGAGGTTCTCGCTGAAGCCCCCTGGCCGGATCGAGTTCAGGCAGGTGCGCGGGACGTTCCTGGAGCTGGCCGGAGCGTACATCATAAGGGACGCCGACGGCGAGACGGATCTTGTCGTGCAGTTGGCGGTGGACCCCGGCATCGCGCTTTTCTCCGAGGCGGCGGTGCGCCAGGTCCTGGCAGGCCACATCGAGGGCACGCTGGTTAGGATCAAGGCTTCGGCCGAGCGAGACTCGGTGCGCCCATCCCCCCGGCGCGGGCGGTCGCCTGCCGCCGGGGCGCCTGCGATGGTCGAAGAAGCCGGTGCCGGCATCATGCCTGAGGTCGAAGAGGAACCGGAGGGCGCCGTGGAGCCGCCGGCCGCACCAAGTGTGCCCGGTGCCGCGCCCGGTGCCGCGCCCGGTGCCGCGCGGCCTGCCGACGTCAGGGGACGGCGCCGCCGGCGGCGCCGTCCCAAGGCACGAGGCCAGCCCCCGCCTGCGCAGGGCACGTAG
- a CDS encoding Mrp/NBP35 family ATP-binding protein — protein sequence MTSRQSRPTREQILEALRDVQDPELHRSIVELNMVREIAVEGGRVTVEVLLTISGCPLRETIAKAVTERIRAVPGVSDVEVRLGVMDQEQRQALVRQLHGGEPPASPDGETPPPRKQGLLAEGSTTRVIAIASGKGGVGKSTVTVNLAVAMALDGRRVGVIDADIYGFSIPRMLGVTGQPTAIDQMLIPLESDGIRVMSIGFLLPDDSEAVVWRGPMLHRALVTFISDVHWGDDLEYLLIDLPPGTGDVSLTIAQTLPRSSMLIVTTPQPAAVSVARRAAKMAELVNMEVIGVVENMSGFSPAPGAPTVDLFGRGGGQRLAEILGVPLLGEIPIDLALRESGDSGLPLVRTHPDSPASKVLREVARRVVARLPVATR from the coding sequence ATGACCAGCCGCCAGAGCAGGCCCACACGAGAGCAGATCCTGGAGGCCCTTCGCGACGTGCAGGATCCCGAGCTTCACAGGAGCATCGTAGAGCTGAACATGGTTCGGGAGATTGCCGTGGAGGGCGGACGGGTGACCGTGGAGGTGCTGCTTACCATCAGCGGCTGTCCACTCAGGGAGACAATCGCCAAGGCGGTGACAGAGCGGATTCGGGCCGTGCCCGGAGTCAGCGATGTGGAGGTCCGGCTCGGGGTGATGGACCAAGAGCAGCGTCAGGCACTGGTGAGGCAGCTGCACGGCGGCGAACCCCCTGCCTCGCCGGACGGCGAGACGCCTCCCCCCAGAAAGCAGGGACTGCTCGCCGAAGGCTCGACCACGCGGGTGATCGCGATCGCCAGCGGAAAGGGCGGCGTGGGGAAGTCCACCGTCACCGTGAACCTGGCAGTGGCGATGGCGCTCGACGGCCGGCGCGTGGGCGTGATTGACGCCGACATCTACGGTTTCTCAATCCCTCGGATGCTGGGCGTCACCGGACAGCCGACCGCCATAGACCAGATGTTGATCCCGCTTGAAAGCGACGGCATCCGTGTAATGTCCATAGGGTTCCTGCTGCCCGATGATTCAGAGGCGGTGGTCTGGAGGGGCCCGATGCTGCACAGGGCCCTGGTCACGTTCATCTCCGATGTGCACTGGGGCGACGACCTGGAGTACCTGCTGATTGACCTGCCACCCGGGACCGGGGACGTTTCGCTTACGATCGCGCAGACGCTACCCCGCTCCAGCATGCTGATCGTGACCACCCCGCAGCCCGCAGCCGTGAGCGTGGCAAGGCGCGCCGCGAAGATGGCCGAACTGGTCAACATGGAGGTCATCGGCGTGGTTGAGAACATGTCGGGGTTCTCGCCGGCGCCCGGGGCGCCAACCGTTGACCTGTTCGGTAGGGGCGGCGGGCAGCGCCTGGCCGAGATCCTGGGTGTCCCGCTTCTGGGGGAGATCCCCATTGATTTGGCCCTGCGCGAGAGCGGTGACAGCGGGCTGCCGCTAGTTAGGACCCATCCGGACAGCCCTGCCTCGAAGGTGCTGCGTGAGGTGGCCCGGAGGGTTGTGGCGCGGCTTCCGGTTGCCACCCGATAA
- a CDS encoding RtcB family protein has protein sequence MTTPWTQVLRKIDDWRWELPVSYKPGMRVPGLIYADERMLRAMAEEQAIEQVANVATLPGIVGRSLAMPDIHWGYGFPVGGVAAFDLEEGIISPGGVGYDINCLPGDARVLHEFGYQQAIAAFRDRWPDERIKCVNPHTEVRDTEILAFITSPTPTARMFRLLTESGREIRATADHPFLTPDGMIPVGDLAQGQHVSVYPFEGVPYEAPPSDVLVTEEDVRLSYPGHANGLTQVLGVLRRKGLLPLRMDHPALPYLIKLMGFTQGDGSLQLRSGGGSLLACYAKVEDLETIRQDVAAAGFTPSRIYQRHRSHAIETGYGRVEFEHTESCIHVGSTALAMLLRCLGTTAGAKAIQDFDVPAWLNCAPRWMKRLYLAALFGAELTSPSTVTGHPYNFTGPVLSMNKRAGVVESGRRYLEGIRTLMLDFGVESALLAEREEHVSRTGEASIRLRLQISSQPANLVRFWSTIGFEYNRRKQYLACVAAQYLRLKMAYPDFWTFIELATRGLGETGQVWDRIVHNEQVPFDGPVYDFTVKDANHNFIADSFVVSNCGVRLLRTDLTEDEVRPHLATLVDALYNAVPSGVGVGGRVKVGMGEIDEVLAKGARWAVARGYGTAGDLEVTEAGGALEQADPASVSGEAKQRGRGQVGTLGSGNHFLEIQVVDQVFDASAASVLGIGEPGQIVVFVHTGSRGLGHQVCTDYLRVCERASSRHGIHLVDRQLACVPLRSPEGERYFGAMSGAANFAWANRQLITHWVREAFERVLGQSWERLGLRLVYDVAHNIGKIETHEVDGGQRRVCVHRKGATRAFPAGHPEVPARYRGVGQPVFIPGDMGRYSFVAIGAEGAMRETFGSTCHGAGRLLGRKAAVRHLAGRDVSDELRRAGIIVRSRDRSLLAEEAPEAYKDVADVVAICHAAGLSHRVARMRPIGVVKG, from the coding sequence ATGACGACGCCCTGGACGCAGGTTCTGCGGAAGATAGACGACTGGCGGTGGGAGCTCCCGGTTAGCTACAAGCCGGGCATGCGCGTCCCCGGCCTGATCTATGCCGACGAGCGCATGCTGCGCGCCATGGCCGAGGAGCAGGCCATCGAGCAGGTTGCCAATGTGGCGACGCTGCCGGGCATCGTCGGGAGGTCGCTTGCGATGCCCGACATCCACTGGGGCTACGGGTTCCCGGTGGGAGGCGTGGCGGCGTTTGATCTCGAGGAAGGTATCATCTCACCCGGCGGGGTAGGTTACGACATAAACTGCCTCCCCGGAGACGCACGGGTGCTCCACGAGTTTGGCTATCAGCAGGCGATCGCGGCCTTTCGCGACCGCTGGCCCGACGAGCGGATCAAGTGCGTCAACCCACACACCGAGGTGAGGGACACAGAGATCCTGGCGTTCATCACCTCTCCCACACCGACGGCCAGGATGTTCAGGCTTTTGACCGAATCGGGTCGGGAGATTCGGGCCACCGCCGATCATCCGTTCCTGACGCCCGACGGCATGATTCCGGTGGGGGATCTCGCCCAGGGCCAGCATGTCTCGGTGTACCCGTTTGAAGGCGTTCCCTACGAGGCGCCCCCGAGTGACGTTCTGGTTACCGAAGAGGACGTTCGCCTATCCTACCCAGGGCACGCCAACGGGTTGACCCAGGTGCTCGGGGTCCTCCGCCGTAAGGGCCTCCTGCCGTTGAGGATGGATCACCCAGCGCTGCCTTATCTCATCAAGCTGATGGGGTTCACGCAGGGAGATGGCAGCCTGCAGCTTCGCAGCGGTGGAGGCTCCCTGCTCGCCTGCTATGCGAAGGTTGAAGATCTCGAGACCATCCGGCAGGATGTTGCGGCCGCAGGCTTCACGCCCTCGCGCATCTACCAACGTCATAGATCGCACGCCATCGAGACAGGGTATGGCCGCGTCGAGTTCGAGCACACGGAGTCGTGCATCCATGTGGGGTCAACGGCCCTCGCGATGCTTCTTCGCTGCCTGGGCACAACCGCAGGCGCGAAGGCGATCCAGGATTTCGATGTGCCGGCATGGCTCAATTGTGCGCCCCGCTGGATGAAACGTCTCTACCTGGCAGCGCTCTTCGGCGCTGAGCTCACCAGCCCCAGTACGGTGACAGGGCATCCCTACAACTTCACCGGACCGGTCCTTTCTATGAACAAGCGTGCGGGCGTTGTGGAAAGTGGACGGCGGTATCTTGAGGGGATTCGGACCCTGATGCTCGATTTCGGCGTGGAGAGCGCCTTGCTGGCTGAGCGCGAGGAACACGTGAGCCGGACGGGTGAAGCCTCGATCCGCCTCAGGCTGCAGATCTCCAGTCAGCCAGCGAACCTGGTCCGGTTCTGGAGCACCATCGGGTTCGAGTACAATCGCCGAAAGCAGTACCTGGCGTGTGTCGCTGCTCAATACCTGCGTCTCAAGATGGCGTATCCTGATTTCTGGACGTTCATTGAGTTGGCGACCCGGGGCCTGGGTGAGACAGGACAGGTCTGGGACAGAATCGTTCACAACGAGCAGGTTCCTTTTGATGGTCCGGTATATGACTTCACCGTCAAGGATGCGAACCACAATTTTATCGCAGACTCGTTCGTTGTTTCTAACTGCGGCGTCAGGCTGCTGCGGACCGACCTCACCGAGGACGAGGTCCGGCCTCATCTGGCCACCCTGGTTGACGCCCTGTACAACGCCGTTCCCTCGGGCGTTGGGGTCGGCGGTCGGGTAAAGGTCGGGATGGGAGAGATTGACGAGGTGCTCGCGAAGGGCGCCCGCTGGGCGGTAGCGCGCGGGTACGGCACGGCCGGTGATCTGGAGGTGACCGAGGCCGGTGGAGCCCTGGAGCAGGCCGATCCCGCATCGGTCAGCGGCGAGGCCAAGCAGCGCGGCCGCGGGCAGGTAGGCACGCTCGGTTCGGGGAACCACTTCCTGGAGATTCAGGTAGTGGATCAGGTATTCGATGCGTCCGCCGCATCGGTCCTGGGGATTGGGGAGCCCGGCCAGATTGTCGTGTTTGTCCACACTGGGTCGCGGGGGCTGGGACACCAGGTTTGCACCGACTACCTGCGCGTCTGCGAGCGCGCCTCGAGCCGTCACGGTATCCACCTGGTGGACCGGCAGCTTGCATGCGTGCCGCTGCGGTCTCCAGAGGGAGAGCGGTACTTCGGCGCGATGAGCGGGGCGGCCAACTTCGCGTGGGCCAACCGGCAGCTCATCACGCACTGGGTGCGCGAGGCATTTGAGCGGGTGCTGGGTCAGTCGTGGGAACGCCTGGGCCTTCGCTTGGTCTATGACGTGGCCCACAACATTGGGAAGATCGAGACACACGAGGTGGACGGTGGGCAGCGCCGCGTCTGCGTGCACCGCAAGGGCGCCACGCGCGCCTTTCCGGCCGGACATCCCGAGGTCCCTGCCCGATACCGCGGGGTCGGCCAGCCGGTGTTCATCCCCGGCGACATGGGGCGGTACTCGTTCGTGGCCATCGGGGCCGAAGGCGCGATGCGCGAGACCTTCGGTTCCACCTGCCACGGTGCCGGACGTTTGCTCGGCCGCAAGGCCGCGGTTCGCCACCTCGCAGGGCGGGACGTCAGCGACGAGCTGCGCAGGGCAGGCATCATCGTCCGCTCCCGGGACCGGAGCCTGCTGGCCGAGGAAGCACCGGAGGCATACAAGGACGTTGCCGACGTCGTGGCCATCTGCCATGCCGCGGGGTTGAGCCACCGGGTCGCTCGGATGCGCCCGATCGGCGTGGTGAAGGGGTAG
- a CDS encoding fructose-bisphosphate aldolase, translating to MTTARTKRPQLDSMSLAHGKRARLYRLLYQYGPGQGTMLILPVDQGLEHGPVDFLPNPPSENPEFQIRLAIDGGYSAIAFHYGIAARYLASNAGKIPLILKINGSTSIPPSDRAFSGMTARVEDAVRLDAAAVGYTLYVGSPRQDEDFAQLAEVRAECDRYGMPLVVWSYPRGEAIEKKGGRDSLFAVDYAARVATELGADVIKLNVPVFDQKSKEGSPKPYNGIILEYREAVEKVVRSAGQAFVLFSGGGKIGDADLLEKARLVMQAGATGLIFGRNMWQRPMAEALRITAEIKRLMLEE from the coding sequence ATGACCACAGCGCGCACCAAGAGACCGCAGCTTGATTCAATGTCGCTCGCGCACGGCAAGCGCGCGCGACTGTACCGCCTGCTGTACCAGTACGGACCCGGGCAGGGCACCATGCTCATTCTCCCTGTGGACCAGGGTCTCGAACACGGCCCGGTGGATTTCCTTCCCAACCCGCCGAGCGAGAACCCGGAGTTCCAGATACGACTGGCGATTGACGGCGGCTACTCCGCCATCGCATTCCACTACGGCATCGCCGCGCGCTACCTGGCTTCCAACGCCGGCAAGATCCCGCTCATACTCAAGATCAACGGCAGCACGAGCATTCCGCCTTCGGACCGGGCGTTCTCGGGGATGACCGCGCGGGTCGAGGACGCGGTCCGGCTCGATGCCGCCGCGGTCGGCTACACCCTCTACGTGGGTTCTCCCCGACAGGACGAGGACTTCGCTCAACTGGCCGAGGTGCGCGCGGAGTGCGACCGCTACGGAATGCCCCTGGTCGTCTGGTCGTATCCCAGAGGCGAGGCGATCGAGAAGAAGGGCGGTCGCGACAGTTTGTTCGCCGTGGACTACGCCGCGCGCGTGGCGACCGAGCTCGGCGCCGACGTTATCAAGCTCAACGTCCCGGTTTTCGATCAGAAGTCCAAGGAAGGCTCGCCCAAACCCTACAACGGCATAATTCTAGAGTACCGCGAGGCAGTGGAAAAGGTCGTGCGCAGCGCAGGGCAGGCGTTCGTGCTGTTCAGCGGCGGCGGCAAGATCGGCGATGCGGATCTGCTTGAGAAGGCAAGACTCGTGATGCAGGCCGGCGCCACCGGGCTCATCTTCGGCCGGAACATGTGGCAGCGTCCGATGGCCGAGGCGCTGCGCATCACCGCGGAGATCAAGCGCCTGATGCTGGAGGAGTAG
- a CDS encoding molybdenum cofactor biosynthesis protein MoaE, giving the protein MQITVSLFAAHREAVGTPTVQLAVPDGTTAGGVWAILAAEYPKLSRMPRPTTVAINDTVVPGDSALADGDRVALLAPVSGGSLIELVRNPIRVEAVLDSVRHPGAGAAVLFLGTVRDHSRGRDVERLEYEAYEALARTEMARIAQQAAERWGARIAIVHRLGTLAIGEISVAIAVAAPHRREAFEAGRFAIDALKQTVPIWKKEIWTGGAEWIGEEEPTTPPAAPEP; this is encoded by the coding sequence ATGCAGATCACCGTCTCTCTATTCGCCGCCCACAGGGAAGCCGTGGGCACCCCAACCGTTCAGCTTGCGGTCCCGGACGGCACCACGGCCGGCGGAGTCTGGGCCATCCTCGCCGCCGAGTATCCGAAACTCAGCCGCATGCCGCGCCCGACCACAGTGGCGATCAACGACACGGTAGTGCCGGGGGACAGCGCCCTGGCCGACGGCGACCGCGTTGCGCTGCTGGCACCGGTCAGCGGCGGCTCTCTCATCGAACTGGTAAGGAACCCCATCCGCGTGGAAGCGGTGCTCGACTCGGTGCGCCACCCGGGCGCGGGCGCGGCCGTGCTGTTCCTCGGCACGGTCCGGGACCACTCGCGCGGCCGCGACGTCGAGCGTCTGGAGTACGAGGCGTACGAGGCGCTCGCGCGGACCGAGATGGCCCGCATCGCACAGCAGGCGGCCGAACGCTGGGGTGCACGCATCGCCATCGTTCACCGCCTGGGCACGCTCGCAATCGGCGAGATCAGCGTCGCCATCGCGGTGGCCGCGCCACACCGCCGCGAGGCGTTCGAGGCCGGCCGTTTCGCCATTGACGCCCTCAAGCAGACCGTCCCGATATGGAAGAAGGAGATCTGGACCGGCGGCGCCGAGTGGATCGGGGAGGAAGAACCCACCACCCCACCGGCGGCTCCAGAACCCTAG
- a CDS encoding acyl-CoA dehydrogenase family protein — protein sequence MVQTLATEEQRLVHRTIRELAREELRPHAAIWDREGRFPVELVPRLAGLGLLGMTVPVDHGGSGLDAVTIATTIEALAWGDGGVALSVAAHNSLCTGHIAAFGNEVQRRRFLPRLAGGEALGAWCLTEPNAGSDAAAIKTRAERHGDRWVMNGTKVFVTNGSLAGVYVVMAVTAPGAGRKGISAFVVERGTPGLEIGRKEDKLGVRSSDTCEVHLADCGVPDEHLLGEAGDGYSQVMRVLERGRIGIAAMAVGIGNAALDASLAYAQERTAYGRPIADLQAIQFMLADMATELDAAWLLTEHAAELADRGQPFRRQASMAKLYASEAAARAASRAVQIHGGYGFTKDYPVERFYRDVKLCEIGEGTSEVQRAIISKSVLADSGR from the coding sequence ATGGTGCAGACGCTTGCCACCGAGGAGCAGCGGCTTGTCCACCGGACGATAAGGGAGCTCGCGCGGGAGGAGCTGCGGCCGCACGCAGCGATCTGGGACCGCGAGGGGCGTTTCCCCGTTGAACTTGTTCCCCGGCTGGCCGGCCTGGGGCTGCTGGGCATGACCGTACCCGTTGACCACGGCGGGTCCGGTCTGGATGCGGTGACCATTGCAACCACCATCGAAGCGCTGGCCTGGGGCGATGGGGGCGTCGCGCTGTCGGTCGCGGCGCACAACTCGCTGTGCACGGGGCACATCGCCGCGTTCGGCAACGAGGTCCAGCGCCGCAGGTTCCTGCCGCGCCTGGCCGGCGGGGAGGCGCTGGGTGCATGGTGCCTGACCGAGCCCAACGCCGGCAGCGACGCCGCGGCGATCAAGACACGCGCCGAGCGCCACGGCGATCGCTGGGTTATGAACGGCACCAAGGTCTTCGTTACCAACGGCAGCTTAGCCGGGGTCTACGTGGTCATGGCGGTGACCGCGCCCGGGGCTGGGAGGAAGGGGATCAGTGCCTTCGTGGTCGAGCGCGGCACCCCGGGGTTGGAGATCGGCCGCAAAGAGGACAAGCTCGGGGTCCGCAGCAGCGATACCTGCGAGGTTCACCTCGCGGACTGCGGGGTGCCGGACGAGCACCTCCTTGGGGAGGCCGGAGACGGCTACTCCCAGGTGATGCGCGTGCTGGAGCGGGGCCGCATCGGGATCGCAGCCATGGCGGTAGGCATCGGGAACGCCGCGCTTGACGCCAGCCTGGCGTACGCCCAGGAGCGCACCGCCTACGGCCGGCCGATCGCCGATCTGCAGGCAATCCAGTTCATGCTGGCCGACATGGCCACCGAACTGGACGCCGCCTGGCTGCTGACCGAGCACGCCGCGGAACTGGCCGACCGAGGCCAGCCGTTTCGCCGCCAGGCCTCGATGGCGAAGCTCTACGCCTCGGAGGCCGCGGCGCGGGCCGCCTCCCGCGCGGTGCAGATCCACGGCGGGTACGGGTTCACCAAGGACTATCCCGTGGAACGCTTTTACCGCGACGTGAAGCTGTGCGAGATCGGTGAGGGCACAAGCGAGGTCCAGCGGGCGATCATCTCCAAGTCTGTCCTTGCGGACTCCGGGCGGTAA
- a CDS encoding flavin reductase family protein has product MGRKSLPPTTLLFPTPVVLVTCVDEKGKPNIITLAWAGVVNSEPPMIGISIRPERYSHGCIKGMREFVVNLPSEEMVRGVDACGVVSGRKTDKFDLTGWKAVPAEKVKAPLIDECPVQMECKVKQVISLGSHDLFLGEVVALHVKEEVQEERGRIDILKALPLAYCPGAREYWSLGRPLGHYGFTKGRP; this is encoded by the coding sequence ATGGGGCGAAAGAGCCTTCCACCTACGACCTTGCTCTTTCCAACACCGGTTGTCTTAGTGACCTGTGTGGATGAAAAGGGAAAACCCAATATCATCACGCTGGCCTGGGCAGGAGTGGTCAATTCCGAGCCTCCCATGATCGGCATTTCCATCAGGCCGGAACGATATTCGCATGGTTGCATAAAAGGGATGAGGGAATTTGTGGTCAATCTTCCCTCGGAGGAGATGGTCAGAGGGGTTGATGCCTGCGGGGTGGTCTCGGGAAGAAAGACGGATAAATTTGATCTGACGGGATGGAAAGCCGTTCCAGCGGAGAAGGTGAAGGCGCCATTGATCGACGAATGCCCGGTTCAAATGGAGTGTAAAGTCAAACAGGTCATCTCCCTCGGAAGCCACGATCTCTTCCTCGGCGAGGTCGTTGCCCTCCATGTGAAGGAGGAAGTGCAGGAGGAAAGGGGCCGGATCGATATCCTAAAAGCCCTTCCACTGGCCTACTGTCCGGGCGCGCGGGAGTACTGGAGCCTCGGAAGACCCCTCGGCCATTATGGTTTTACCAAAGGCAGACCATGA
- a CDS encoding zinc-binding dehydrogenase, with the protein MQAVHIHQHGGPEVLVYEAAPDPVPGPTDVLVAVRAAALNHIDLWVRRGLPRLRLRFPHILGADVAGVVAGIGDRATGVAVGDEVMISPGVSCGQCPACICGRDTLCDSFSILGEHIPGGYAEFVAVPRVNVLPKPSHLSFEEAAAVPLVFLTAWNMLVTNGRIRMGETVLIWGAGSGVGSAGVQIARQFGARVIATAGADWKLDRARELGAHEVVNHSEQDVYEEVRRLTDRRGVDVVFDHVGKATWEISLRSLARGGRLVTCGATTGADGTTDIRYIFGRQLAIHGTWVGTKREMLEVMRLVETGGVRPVVHAVLPLAQAAEAHRMLERREQFGKVVLVP; encoded by the coding sequence ATGCAGGCCGTTCACATCCACCAGCACGGAGGCCCGGAGGTTTTGGTCTACGAGGCGGCTCCGGATCCGGTACCCGGGCCGACCGACGTCCTCGTCGCCGTAAGGGCGGCCGCGCTTAACCACATTGACCTGTGGGTCAGGCGCGGTCTGCCCAGGCTGCGGCTGCGTTTTCCCCACATCCTGGGCGCCGACGTGGCCGGTGTGGTGGCAGGCATCGGCGATCGCGCCACCGGCGTGGCCGTCGGTGACGAGGTGATGATCTCGCCCGGGGTTTCGTGCGGGCAGTGTCCGGCCTGCATCTGTGGCCGCGACACGTTGTGCGACTCGTTCTCGATTCTGGGGGAGCACATCCCGGGCGGCTACGCCGAGTTCGTTGCCGTTCCCCGCGTGAACGTGCTGCCCAAGCCCTCCCACCTGAGCTTCGAGGAGGCCGCGGCCGTACCCCTGGTCTTCCTGACCGCCTGGAACATGCTTGTTACCAACGGGCGTATCAGGATGGGCGAGACTGTGCTGATCTGGGGTGCGGGCAGCGGTGTGGGCAGCGCCGGGGTGCAGATCGCGCGGCAGTTCGGGGCCCGGGTGATCGCCACCGCCGGCGCGGACTGGAAGCTGGACCGCGCCAGGGAGCTGGGCGCCCACGAGGTGGTCAACCACTCTGAGCAGGACGTCTACGAGGAAGTGCGCCGCCTGACCGACCGGCGGGGAGTGGATGTGGTGTTCGACCACGTGGGCAAGGCCACCTGGGAGATCAGTCTAAGGTCGCTGGCGCGCGGGGGCCGGCTGGTGACCTGCGGTGCCACGACGGGTGCCGACGGGACCACCGACATCCGGTACATCTTCGGCCGGCAACTGGCGATCCACGGGACCTGGGTGGGCACCAAGCGTGAGATGCTCGAGGTGATGCGGCTGGTCGAAACAGGGGGCGTGCGTCCGGTGGTGCATGCGGTGCTGCCGCTGGCGCAGGCCGCGGAAGCCCACCGCATGCTGGAGCGCCGCGAACAGTTCGGGAAGGTCGTGTTGGTGCCCTAG